CACATGAGCGTTTTCTGCTCCTGGGTGGACTCACAGGCTACCTAGAGTTAATGAAGCGTCATAACATTACGCCAGATATACAATGTTTTACAACCATGCTGGAGGTGATACCGCCCACAAATGCTGCAGAGAAACAGCTGCTCAGCTTTGTTCGCCGCATTGGCCTTAAGGCTGACATTGACTTCTTCAATATACTAATCAAGCAGCGTTCCATGCGTTTCGACTATGACAGCGCACGTGAAGTGCTGAGCATGATAAAAACCGCTGGACTGCATCCAGATATTGTAACTTACGGCGTGCTAGCTTTGGGCTGTCGCAGTCAGGAGCAGGCGCGTGAGCTACTGCAGCAGATGGAGGCAGAGGGCATAAGAATGAACATGGCCATTTTAGGCGCCATGTTGCGACAAGGCTGCGCACAACGTTCTTTTGCCTATATCAACGAGATAATGCAGCTGAGCCTGGAGCAGGGCCTGAAACCCAACGAGTCCTTTTTGCggcatttgcacaactttcaCAGAGGCTGCGCCCGAGCCATAGATGCTAGGGTTAGTTAACAGTactgcacaaaaaaaattgcttagtattaatatatacataacatcCCACAGCATCCTTCAACCAAAACAGACGCTTATAAAAAGGGCCACCACAAGTTTTGTGATAAGTATCGTTTATTCAAGGAGGAGCATGGCCTGACTGGTCTGCAGGTAGAGGATGCCGTGGCCAAGCTTAAACAGCGTCCCTATGCTCAATACCAGCAACAATCGGTGGATGGACTGGAGCCGAACAAACATGAGCAAATTAAACGCAAAACCAAAGTGCGTAAATACataaagaaaatcaaaatacacGAGCTGCAAGATGATCCGCCCAGAAGCATAGTCTCGCCCACTAGGAGTATAGAGTAATAGTAGCTTTAGTTGgaaaagttttattaaaatatttttgttaaatattcaaCCCAACATGGTGCGTTTACGTCCACGCGCGCGTACTTCCTCGAATTTGGCCAACACCGCTGCTTCATCCTGACCACAGTGTGTACGATAAGCCTGCAGTATATGCTCGAAGAGGTAAGGCTGCTCACTGTGCGTGCTTAGTAAGGCACGCTCCAGCACGTATAGATCCACGCCCTTATCCTCGGTAGCTTGGTTGTAATGACTCAATCCGAAGTCGATAAAGATTATATCATAGCcatctttggcatttgcatttggatTAATCAACACATTTGAAGTAGTCAGATCACCGTGTATAATATTTTGCGAATGCATTTGACCAATAATAGAACCTAGGCGCGAGCACAGCTGCTCCAATGTCTGTTGCGCTTGCTCCGATTTGCTATCAGCCACAGTTTCTTGTATATACTGCTTGGCAGTTTGTGCGTTTTCAAAAAACTCCATGTACAACTTGTGAGAGTTAAGATCCGAGTGTAGTATGCGTGGTGTCAGGATGCCGGCGGACTGGCAGCGTCCAACGGCCTTTGCCTCCGCCTTCATGCGTTGCCGCGTAATTTGTGCATCCAGGTCGGGATGGCGATACTTTTTGACAAAGCGCTCCTTTATCAGGCAAGGCTCACCCTTGAATTCGCCCAGATAGAGCCGTCCCTCGGCGCCTTGCTTAATTATGTCCAAGCTCATTGttatttcaaaacaaaatcatgCGTGTAAACTGGTTCAACTTTACAGCACTACACATTGTCATTCACAGCGCAGCGTAAACATTTAACTGTCTGTaatcagctgttgctgctttgtttttaaattaaattaataattaaagtcTCAGAAGTGATTCATCTTTAGAAAAACCCGCAGAACCCAGACAGAAccttttttaatacaaaatgtttaacaatatatttggCAAAAAGCCTACAGTAAAGGAGCAGCAACGTGAAAATGATCGCAGCCTGCGCAAGGCGACGCGAGACATTGAACGCGAGCGTCGCAAGCTGGAGGAAGAGGAAAAGAAACTGATGACGGAGATTAAACGCAATGCAGCCGCTGGTAACAATGATGCTTGCAAGATTCTGGCCAAGCAGCTGATCGAGATACGCAAACAAAAGTCTCGTAGCTATGCTGCTGCGGGCAAAATCACCTCCATTGGGTATCAGAACAAGAACATGGGTGCCAACATAGCGCTGGGCGAGGCCATGGGCAGCACAGCGAAGGCTATGGCCAGCATGAACAAGGTGATGCGACCAGAGGCCATAGCGGGCACCGTCCGCGATTTCCAGCAAGCAAACATGCGCATGGAGATGACAGACGAGATGATAAACGATACACTAGACGACATGCTGGACGAATCCGGTGACGAGGAAGAGTCCAACGGTGTGATCAACAAAGTGCTCGACGAAATTGGCATTGAAATCTCAGGCAAAATGGCCAACATACCAGCTACAGGCTCCAGCGAATTTGAGTCAAGTGGCAAACGCACCGAGAAGGATATTGCCGATCAGCTGGCCAAACTGCGTTCCTCTTAGTTATTAATATCCCAAATCCCAAAAATATTGTGCACGTACAgattttgtaaacaattttgttatatatctAGGCTATAAGAAGCGTAATccattaatatatgtatgcttgttTAAAGAAACGTTTTAAAGTCGCGCCGACATGCCACCGGAGGCGACAATGGACTCGCCTGTAATGTAGCCTGCATCCTCGGAGactaaaaatgaaacaacGCCTGCCATTTCCTCGCTGGTGCCCAAACGTCCCATCGGTATTTTTGACAACGCCGCTTCATTGGCGGATTCATTCTCGTACAGAGCTTTAGAGAACTTGGTGCGTATTATGCCTGGCGCTAAACAGTTAACACGTATGCCCTCCGGCGCCAGatcctttgctgctgccttggtCAAGCCAATCAGCGCAGTCTTGCTCACCGAATAGGCACCTAGTAGCTGTCGGTAAGCGGAAATTGAGCAGCTTTTTGTAAAGATGTATGCCGTGCACTTACCTCAAAGGCATCGTAGCCTGCAATGGAGGATACAAACACAATGCTGGAGCCCTGCTGCTGGCGGAGATATGGCAGTGCTTCCTTGGCCAGCAGATACGAGCTTTTCACATTCACATCAAAGATCTTATCCCACACCTGCTCATCGCATTCTAGCACGCCACCGACGGCGGGATTGGTAGCCGCATTGCTGATCAGTATATTCAGCTTGCCATATTTGCTGATAGTCTCTTCAAAAAGTTGCTTGCGATCCTGTGCCTCGCTCACATGGCACTTGAGGCCGTGAACATTGAGATTAAGCTTCTTTAGCTCTGCCAGCGCATTGTCCACGTTCTGCTGCTTGCGACTGCTGATCACCACAGAAGCGCCATCCTCAGCCAATCGCTTTGCAATAGCAAAACCAATGCTGTCAAATAAACAGTTAGCCTGTAGCTCAGCAAAGGAGCAAAGGAGCTCACCCATCTGTCGAGGCGGTGACCACGGCAACTTTACCAGCTAAACGCTTCATGCTGTTGACGTTCGAACTTTGACTGCTTGACAATCGCTTATGGCAAAGATTGTGGCCCATAAgcttgtcgctgttgttgttttgatttctAATCGTGAGACTTTGTACTGAGCTTCCAGTCAAAGCGGCAGGGCTGTTTATATTCAACTTATGCGCTCTGCTAGCCAACTGTTTACCCAAAtgtaacatattttttaaataattttctaaaatgtctaaaatgtaaattaattgcgcttgttcaattgattttttgcgCGCTTGTTGTCTGCTAAGCTGCGTATATTTCCAATggaaatattgtttatttgcaacagCTGTGAGAGAGTTTGCCGTTCACAGCTAAGCGTTAAAGCTTCAAAAACGcgcgcatatttaaattttaagtgaCCCAAAGTTTGTTTAGAGCATGCATATGcttatgtttttgttgccttcACACAATAGATAAGTTAAGTGAAGTTCTAAGTAAACAATACCTTCTCACGCACTAAACAGTAGCGATGGCGTAAGCATTATAAACaaagataaaatatattaagtaaataactGATATGATGGCAGTGCATAAGCATCGTCAAATCAAAAatcacaaaagaaaaaaatagctTCAACAATATTAAGTTTGTTTGCTCTCAGACGAAAGTGCAAATTAATGGGCAGCTCAAGCTCAATCCATCAACTCAGGCCTTTTCGTTAGTCGCGTTGCGTAGTTTGCCGTGTGTAAATCGCATACCGAAGTCAGACTCTATTAATTTCACTAGCAAAGCAtgtgataataaaaaaaacataaaagcatttgaaagtaatacaaaaaatatacaaaagcataaaaatgagCCAGGCTAATGATATAGCCCCTGCTCCGCCCACGCCGCAGGATTTTAAGGCTCCTGTATTTCAGGATGATAAACTAGTGCTGTATTTTCATCCCTATAACTTCTACTCGCAAAAAGTTAGTGTGTTCGCGTATGCTAATCATGTGAttacgaaaaaaataaataacaacattaTTTGCTCGAAATTGTGCATCAGCCGAATGGCGCGAAATTACAAAAGTAATCGCCATAATTGACAATCTGTCTCTCAACTATTCAATGATATTTACATTGTAATAGCTGTAGTCTGGGTGTGCGAGTGTGTTTTTGTCTGATGCCCACCCACTCGCACTTGTATCTCACCTATTGCCCTATTCACATTGCCCTTGCGTTCAGCTTAAGTGCATTCGTGCTTGACGGGGGAGTTTCtatttagtgtgtgtgtttaaatcTAAAAGGGCTTTCCATTCGATCGTAAAGCATCTTCTAAATATATTACTGATATAACAGATCCTTATTGTTTTGACAGACAccttaataaaaaacaaagttttaatGCAATCGTAATATATCTGTAAGCTAGAATTAAAACACATTCATTATTAATCCCTGTCataattctatttaaattcatgATAAAAACGTGACTATCTGGTTAAACCATTAGCTGTAACCGCGGTTATGTAGATGCTATAAATACCCACGACATACTTTAagtttttcataatttatttttaggtaCTGCTAGTGCTCTATGAGAAGAACATTGAGTTCACGCCATATATTGTGGATCTGTGCAATGGAGAGCAGTATGCCAACTGGTTTTTAAATCTTAATCCCAAGGGAGATGTCCCCGTGCTGCAAGATGGTGCCTTTATTATACCAAACTCCCTGCAGATCATCAACTATGTCGAGACAAAATATCGCGGAGCCAAGCATCCACTACTGAAGCCTTATAGCCCAGACTCACTGGAGTATGAACAGATGATGGTGTTTGAGCGTGCATTGACTCGCCTGCCCATAGGTGCCCTGAGCCTGGGCTCCTTTCTACACGACGACCTCAAGCTGACGCCCAAGGCGCCATTCATAGGTCCAGTACGCCAGTCCTGCCTCAGTAAGCAGCTAGACATATTTagatagttttaattttattaattgttgtttcACACTTGCAGAAAACAATGACAAAGTGCTGGAGTTGCTGCGTCGCTCCTTGGAGGAAGTTGATGCCAGCAAGGttgcgctgcagcaaaagttacaactgcagctgcaacgtcGCGATTTGGTCGCTTCACGCGAAAAATTTCAGCGTGTACTAGATGCAGTGCGTCAAGTGCTGCTCTATGTGGAGCAGGAGCTAACACGTCAGACGCCGCGTCGGCAATGGCTAACCGGCGATGAGCTGACCCTGGCTGATATCAGCTTGGGACTATTGCTGCAGCGGCTCTATCAACTGGGCTTTGAGCACTACTACTGGAGCTTTGGAAAGCTGCCACTGCTGGAAAGCTACTTTCTGCGCTTCAAGCAGCGTGAGGCTTATCTGAAGGTAATGCCTTCTAGTAGCTTCGAGATACTCCGAGAGATGTGGAGTATGACGCCAACCAACTACAAGCTGGGCGCAACCGCCGGCGTCTTGGGTATGGCCATGTTTGCTGCCTTTGCGCACAAGTAGTTAAGGGTAAATGTTTAGTAGCAGCAACTACTCAGCAAAAGTAGTACATTTTCAACATTGTAATtcaacataataaatttttcaaagtCTTTGGTAAAGTAGTTCCTTATACTAAACATATGCCCAAGTATACACTATTTCCCGAGAGAACGtgttaacaaatttgatttattgttattgttaaagttgggcacatataaacacaaacaaatgaacGCTTAGAGCTACAGCTGGTGGATGGAGAAGAGAGCATGAAAGAGCGCTTGTGAAGTATGAACAAAGGTCGAGTCTATGAACCTCATCGTTGTATATTCGTCGTATATACttataaaaaatcattttggtATAAAGCTAGCCTCAACCGGTTACAACtatttaaattccaattttgcttcaattttcTGCTCTGCTCACGTTCAACTTTCCATGGCAGCCGCTTGCAGATCTCGTTCCTTGCGCTCCCGCTCAGCCTGCACCAAGCTGGCGGTTTTCACATTCGTATACAATGGCATGCCCATGAACTTGGGTatctgctgctgactgctggaGGAGGGAGCACTCTGCGCGCCATTGGGTAAATTCGTTCCTCGCTTACTGGGAAAACTGtcgcgatgatgatgatgctgcgcAGGCTGATAATGATGTTGTTGATAGTGGAACACGCCTTGTCCAGGAGCTTCGGGCAGCAAACCAGGCGTGGGATACCAAAAGCGATAGGTAAAGTACCAGGTGAGTATAGCCAAGATACCGCTGACCACCTTCTCGATCATGCGATGATAGTAAAGCATTGTGCCCACCAGCATGATGTCCCAGAGCAGTTGCAACGCCGCCATACCTATGAACAGCGTGCGTATAATGGGCGTAAGGCGTGTGTAGAGAAACTGTAGACTTCGCATTTGCTCTTCGTTAAGGTTGCGCAGTGGGTTGCTAGATACTTGCTCCGACACGCTGCGATTATGTAGCTCGTTACGCAGATGCTCCTTGATAGTTTCCCACTTGAGGATAGGACGCGCCTCTTCAATCAGCACAAGACTAGAGTGAATGAGTATGAACGCGTGGCCGGAAATGTCAAAGCCCTGCCAGAGATGTCCGGCCTTAAGGCAACTTGACTTGCTCGCATAGCCTAATGGTAGAGAATGAAAATGTGAACTTTGCAAAAGTGCAGTTGGAATGGATAGACTGACCTTTGGTAGTGCAGCGTCCGTAGGCGGTTTCTACAAAGTTAAATAGCTTTGTCCAGAAGAACCAAAAGAAGGTGGCAATCACAATGCGTGGAAAGTGATGGCGCAACATACGCTTCATGTCACCACAGCTAAGCGTGTAGGCGGATAGCACCAAGAATGGCACCGCGAAGAGCAGAGTCCAGCCCCATCCCACCTTGACAAAGTACAGATTAAACAGATTGTCAGACCGGGCAAAGTACGTCTTCGGAAAGGGCAGAAAGTCTCCTACAAGCGAGATCAAAAATAAGCTGCCCAGATAAAGCGCCACTTTTAGATCTGTATTGAAAAAGATGGTTTTCTTGCACAAATGTATAACGCCCATGACCAGAATCTCGCGTATACTGGTGGGCGCTGCCGTGGGACGTGTACCACGTGCCTCGGCGCGTGTAATGTCTGGTCCACCAGGCCGAAAATTCATgttcgagctgctgctgcccccgctgctgctggcagtgcCAGCGCCCAAATTAGGGCGCAGCGGACGCCGTTTAGTggccatgttgttgttgttatcgttttcgtcgtttgttttgctgccgTTTTTGGTTATGGAACTTGTTGCCCTCAAAAAGGTGAAAGCCAAATCAAAAACTTAGTAGGCAAGAGTCAAAGTTCAAATTCCAGAAAGAATCTTGGCAAGTACTGcgctttaaactttttaatttaatgcactgTAGCGTGTAAATATaagtttagttattatattaaaaaagtatgcgcacaatttttaattttgtcttCCGTCATGTTTTGACCAAAAAAAATAGCTCAGCTGTTGCTTCAACTAAAAAATAGCACAGCAGCTTCATGCGCGTGCAAGTgaatggcaaacaattttctataCTGTGAATGGCAAATGCCAGTCAGCTGTTTcatgaatattattttttgccgGCTCGTGTAAatcataaattgcatttgcaattattttaattgatgtaCAACTCGGCTAAGCAGCTACAGCGTGTGCTCACCGCACGCGAGATACGCAAAGCGTTCATAGACTATTTTACGATTAATCATGAGCACAAATTTGTGCGCTCCAGTCCGGTGGTGCCGTTCTGTGATCCCACTGTTGCCTTCGTCAATGCAGGCATGAATCAGGTGCATATGATCtatataattgttgtttttctcCGTATGCtcatttacatttgcatgcTTGCAGTTCAAATCAGTATTTCTGGGCAATTCGGAGGCGCCTCACAAGCGTGTGGTCAACTCGCAGAAATGTGTGCGCGTTGGTGGCAAGCACAACGATTTGACTGTGGTGGGTCAAGATGGTTACCATCACACGTTCTTCGAGATGCTGGGCAATTGGTCATTTGGAGATTACTTCAAGGTTAGCTTCCATTAATTGTCAAGTGTTCGAATTTATGCACTCTTATGTCATTTAGCATGAGGCTTGTGCCATGGCTCTGGAGCTGTTGCGTGGTCCCTACAACATAGATCCAGCGCGCATGTATGTTACATACTTTGCGGGCGACAAGCTGCTTGGTATACCCGCCGATCTGGAGTGCTTTGAGATCTGGCGTAGTTTGGGGTGAGCTTATTACATAACAGCCATCATTACACAAATCtaatcaattttcattttacagTTTTCCTGCTTCGCGaattttgccttttggctgcGAGGACAACTTTTGGGAAATGGGCGCCACAGGTCCCTGTGGTCCCTGCACAGAAATTCACATCGATCACAGGCCTGGTGACGTAGAGCAGCGTGCCAAGCTAGTAAATGCCGGTCGACCCGATCTTACAGAACTGTGGAATCTGGTGTTTATACAGTACAATCGGTAGGTCGGTTTTAACTATTATACTACtgagtgtataaaaatttgtttcctGTGTCCTTGCAGCAATGCAGATGGCAGCATTAGCCCTTTACCGGCTCATCACGTGGACACGGGCATGGGCTTCGAACGTCTcactgcgctgctgcaaaaCAAGTCTTCCAACTATGACACGGATCTCTTTACACCGCTCTTCGATGGCATTCACAGCGTAGGTAGTCGTAGCACAAAGACAGATCCTTTAATgcatgaattttaatttacagatCACCAAGGCACCGCTTTATACGGGCAGCTTTCCAGACGCGCATGATGCAGCTCTTTTGGACACTAGCTATAGAATATTGGCAGATCACGCACGCATGATCACCGTTTGCCTGGCCGACGGCATGCTGCCCGATCAAAAGTGAGTGACAGctgcacttttaattttaatcccTCCTTAATGAAATTTACTACCACAGCCAAAAGCTGCGACGTGTGCTGCGTAAAGCGTTAAGCATATCGGAGCAAGTGTTTGCGCATGAACAGCTGCTGGCCCAGCTGGTGCCCATTGTGGTAGAAACCTTAGGCGAAGCATATCCGGAActgtgcagcaagcagcaggcaatAGTGGAGTTGATTGCCCATGAGCGGGATGTGTACAAACAACTGCGTGCCAGTTCTTCCAAGGCCTTTGCCGAGGTGCTCAGTGAATTTCCCAAGCTGGACGACATTGATCTAATGGAATGTCCCGGCTTTGTGCCCGCATATCGCGAGTTGCAGGTGCAGCGCTCGAGCTTCACCAACAACACCATACCCGGCGAGTTTCTTTATAAACTCACAGACACCTACGGGCTGAATGAGGAAAGCTTTCTCAAGCTTGCTGAATTAGAAAATATGAACTGTGATCTAGAACGCTACCGCGCCGAACTTGCGCTCGCCAAGCTGCGCACAAAGCAGCCTCAGCGCACGCAAAGCTCTGGCTACGATTTCGCGCTGGAGCAACGCATAGTCGATGCAC
The DNA window shown above is from Drosophila busckii strain San Diego stock center, stock number 13000-0081.31 chromosome 3L, ASM1175060v1, whole genome shotgun sequence and carries:
- the LOC108601157 gene encoding pentatricopeptide repeat-containing protein 1, mitochondrial isoform X2, which translates into the protein MACASDEQHGFRHALLTWHKMLQRGISPDYYSFHSMLRCVRDCNFGDLAAMEEVLRQLAPGVTKGKQLELPAEQANQSLQLPATDSKQLELSTSATSELELPNLLLPSPKLGSLVSLAEVHRPHERFLLLGGLTGYLELMKRHNITPDIQCFTTMLEVIPPTNAAEKQLLSFVRRIGLKADIDFFNILIKQRSMRFDYDSAREVLSMIKTAGLHPDIVTYGVLALGCRSQEQARELLQQMEAEGIRMNMAILGAMLRQGCAQRSFAYINEIMQLSLEQGLKPNESFLRHLHNFHRGCARAIDARHPSTKTDAYKKGHHKFCDKYRLFKEEHGLTGLQVEDAVAKLKQRPYAQYQQQSVDGLEPNKHEQIKRKTKVRKYIKKIKIHELQDDPPRSIVSPTRSIE
- the LOC108601158 gene encoding EKC/KEOPS complex subunit TP53RK encodes the protein MSLDIIKQGAEGRLYLGEFKGEPCLIKERFVKKYRHPDLDAQITRQRMKAEAKAVGRCQSAGILTPRILHSDLNSHKLYMEFFENAQTAKQYIQETVADSKSEQAQQTLEQLCSRLGSIIGQMHSQNIIHGDLTTSNVLINPNANAKDGYDIIFIDFGLSHYNQATEDKGVDLYVLERALLSTHSEQPYLFEHILQAYRTHCGQDEAAVLAKFEEVRARGRKRTMLG
- the LOC108598588 gene encoding charged multivesicular body protein 2b, whose translation is MFNNIFGKKPTVKEQQRENDRSLRKATRDIERERRKLEEEEKKLMTEIKRNAAAGNNDACKILAKQLIEIRKQKSRSYAAAGKITSIGYQNKNMGANIALGEAMGSTAKAMASMNKVMRPEAIAGTVRDFQQANMRMEMTDEMINDTLDDMLDESGDEEESNGVINKVLDEIGIEISGKMANIPATGSSEFESSGKRTEKDIADQLAKLRSS
- the LOC108598587 gene encoding dehydrogenase/reductase SDR family member 4; amino-acid sequence: MLHLGKQLASRAHKLNINSPAALTGSSVQSLTIRNQNNNSDKLMGHNLCHKRLSSSQSSNVNSMKRLAGKVAVVTASTDGIGFAIAKRLAEDGASVVISSRKQQNVDNALAELKKLNLNVHGLKCHVSEAQDRKQLFEETISKYGKLNILISNAATNPAVGGVLECDEQVWDKIFDVNVKSSYLLAKEALPYLRQQQGSSIVFVSSIAGYDAFELLGAYSVSKTALIGLTKAAAKDLAPEGIRVNCLAPGIIRTKFSKALYENESANEAALSKIPMGRLGTSEEMAGVVSFLVSEDAGYITGESIVASGGMSARL
- the LOC108600290 gene encoding ganglioside-induced differentiation-associated protein 1 isoform X1, whose protein sequence is MSQANDIAPAPPTPQDFKAPVFQDDKLVLYFHPYNFYSQKVLLVLYEKNIEFTPYIVDLCNGEQYANWFLNLNPKGDVPVLQDGAFIIPNSLQIINYVETKYRGAKHPLLKPYSPDSLEYEQMMVFERALTRLPIGALSLGSFLHDDLKLTPKAPFIGPVRQSCLKNNDKVLELLRRSLEEVDASKVALQQKLQLQLQRRDLVASREKFQRVLDAVRQVLLYVEQELTRQTPRRQWLTGDELTLADISLGLLLQRLYQLGFEHYYWSFGKLPLLESYFLRFKQREAYLKVMPSSSFEILREMWSMTPTNYKLGATAGVLGMAMFAAFAHK
- the LOC108600290 gene encoding ganglioside-induced differentiation-associated protein 1 isoform X2 translates to MSQANDIAPAPPTPQDFKAPVFQDDKLVLYFHPYNFYSQKVLLVLYEKNIEFTPYIVDLCNGEQYANWFLNLNPKGDVPVLQDGAFIIPNSLQIINYVETKYRGAKHPLLKPYSPDSLEYEQMMVFERALTRLPIGALSLGSFLHDDLKLTPKAPFIGPVRQSCLKNNDKVLELLRRSLEEVDASKVALQQKLQLQLQRRDLVASREKFQRVLDAVRQVLLYVEQELTRQTPRRQWLTGDELTLADISLGLLLQRLYQLGFEHYYWSFGKLPLLESYFLRFKQREAYLKVMPSSSFEILREMWSMTPTNYKLGATAGVLVGHI
- the LOC108600289 gene encoding fat storage-inducing transmembrane protein — translated: MATKRRPLRPNLGAGTASSSGGSSSSNMNFRPGGPDITRAEARGTRPTAAPTSIREILVMGVIHLCKKTIFFNTDLKVALYLGSLFLISLVGDFLPFPKTYFARSDNLFNLYFVKVGWGWTLLFAVPFLVLSAYTLSCGDMKRMLRHHFPRIVIATFFWFFWTKLFNFVETAYGRCTTKGYASKSSCLKAGHLWQGFDISGHAFILIHSSLVLIEEARPILKWETIKEHLRNELHNRSVSEQVSSNPLRNLNEEQMRSLQFLYTRLTPIIRTLFIGMAALQLLWDIMLVGTMLYYHRMIEKVVSGILAILTWYFTYRFWYPTPGLLPEAPGQGVFHYQQHHYQPAQHHHHRDSFPSKRGTNLPNGAQSAPSSSSQQQIPKFMGMPLYTNVKTASLVQAERERKERDLQAAAMES